TGGACGGATTTAGAggtatgtgcatgtgtgcatggaGCACAGGCGATGGAAGAAGgttggagagggaggcgatAGAGAAAGAGCAGAGCAGAGCAAAGAATGGAGGGAGTGGGGTGTTGGGCATCTAGGGTTCGATCGGAGCGCCAACCTATGGTACAGGGTGCCTTCGGGGATGGAGGTGAAGCCGGAGGgccgtgcacgcacgcacgcgcgcctgaCCATCTGCTTGCAGTTcgatggagagggagagggagagcagatACAGGTCTGTTCGTGGGAGCGGCGCAGATACCGTTTGTatgtatgtgtttgtgtgtgtgtgggtcgATCAGCTTTCCATACGCCGATGCTGAACAGGAGGCGTACGTTGACACCAAATAGAGATCCGAATATAGACACCGGCACAACACCAACCATGAAACAATCGGAAAGAAAAGGGCAGCGCAAAgggcgagcgagagcgcaGCGCATGCATGCACTCGAGagggagtggtggtggtggtggggaagcACAAGAAGAACAGAATGCCGTTGTGCTGACAATGGTGGTGAGCAGAGATGAGGGTGAGGGAGACGGCGcaagcgacacacacacacagacaacgCGCGTAAGGACAGCCAACAGTACTCACGCACACTTCTACACGAGCAAGCCACAACGAAAGCGAAGAGCAGAGAATCCGTGCTCTTCTGCTTGTGTGACCCCCGtaggaagaggggagaggggacgAAGGGAAGGCAGAGAGCCTGTGATACACAGCGAAGCGAAACAAAATCAaacaagggggaggggggaaacAAAACTGAGCACACCTCGGCGAGGGTGAGGGATGGGGGCGTGGCAGAGGTGTCTTGCCTCTGCGCCTAAGTGTATGTCTGTGAGCCAGAGAATAGGCGGGCCTGTgcgagcggcgaggcgggaggggggggagagtcATGCACACAGATCACCACCACGAATACCAAAcggaagaagggggaggggcgtgaCGCCATCACGGGTTTCTTTGTGCCGATGGCCGCTGGCCGTCGCTCCGCTCATTTTCTCTTCGGTTCGTGTGTTGTGTATGCGCCCGCAtcggagggggagggaagtAATCGATGAAGGGGGCGGGAGCAGGGAAGGCACcgagtgcgcgcgtgtgtgcttgtggtAGCGTGAGTGGAAGAGAGCCTACATGAAAACAGCTACTTGACAGCATCGACTGCAATCTGtcaaggaggggggggggtaacGCACCAACAATCGAAACGGACACAGGCCACCTACTCCCCTGCAGCAACAACATCACGAACATACGCACGTATTGGCACATATCCATAcatagacacacgcacacatgagAGCGAATAAACAAGACCACTGCCCACGTACGTCGGATCAGCCGTTGAGACATTGCAACGCGATAGATCCACACACCcggacacacagacacacgtgcactCGCGCGAGTATGCGCCATACAAAGACACATCATTGTTGTTGCGGTTCGCGATTCACGTACCTAAGCCTCGggaaaaaggagagagggatggagagtaggggaggaggaggcggaggaggtgagggAGGAAAAGCACTCACGTATACACACAAGAATCGTTGTACGTGCGTCTGCCTGGtgagacagacagacgcacGTACTGCATGAATGATTCCACGTCTTGCGACAGGCaaacatacgcacacacaaacaaaacaaaccaatacaaaaaaaaaatgtgtgtgtgtgtgtggggaggggggatgaggtgagatggggggggggatgggcGGAGCACCACTGCGGAGCGTATACATggagaaacacacacacactaaaAGAGGAAGTGCTGCATGCATCCACTCTCGCAATGACAGTCGTGCCTGTACACCCATTCGCACATCAAACAAGACGAAGAAAAACCAATCAATGAGCGAAACAACCGAAGACAACCTGAAAAGACCTCAGCCACAcggagtgggaggggggagggggacgtaGCGCACATGCCCccagaggggaagggggagagaatGCAgtgtgtgcggtggtggagcagATGATTATCAAGAACACGAAACCACAGACGACGGCACACGGAAATCATGGGCACCTCCccgacacagacacaaacgCATGCGACAAGCAGAGCTCCcgaagaaaggaaaggaggaggggagatAACGCCAGAATGAAGGGGTGCGAGCGAAaagcagacacgcgcacgcacaccgagaGGCAGATGAGTGAcacaccaacaacaaaaatGCCGACATACCTAGacacatgcatgtgtgtgtgtgtgcgcgcgcgcaatGGGATGGAGGCGCACAGAGCGAGGGCCACAATACATCGACCCCTTGGAGAGAGTCCACCAGATCACACGTGCTGGCAAAATTTAGTTTCCACACGAACACGCGAgtggcgagcgagagagttTGGAAGGGCGGGAGTGGGGACGAGAAGAGAAgtagaaagagagagagagagagacaacaaCGATGACGGTACCCTATGATTTCCCTTCCCTCGACaagcatgcgcacacgccacgcaAATTCGTCGTTGTTTCGTCCTCTCTTCGATTCTCCTCCAGCCTGCCCTTCGCTACAGTCTGTGACACGATCACGCGTAGAGGCTTCGCATTGTGCTCACGATGAGCTCCGCCTGCTCGGCGTCCAGCTGCTCCgggtcgccgccgcggacgcGCGTGAGACAGGTGCTTATGGCTGCGACAATGTTCGTGCGCACGGCGCACGACGTGCCGCTGGAGACGACGACCAGTACCGGGATATTGGCGGAGAGCGAGTCGTACAGGTATGACACGAGGCTGTGATagcctccctcctcttcgttttcGTCGTCTGTGACGAAGAAGTATGACTCAACGTAGTTGCGCGCCGCCTTGCCGACgatcggcggcagcgcctcgctcggGATCGCCTCCGCCGGTGCGCTCAACGAGAAGGGTGCCTCGGCCGCTAattgctgtcgctgctctcGGCGGTCCTGCAGTGCCTTGGAGAGGACCGAGAAATACACCTCCAACTCTTCGCTGAGAAAAAGCCCGTTGGGGAACCGCGGGTCAGCGCACTGACACAGCACCACGTGACGCGTCTTGCACAGAcgcagcgtctgcgcgcggTAGATGGCCATGTTATTGACGGCTAGCCACACGGCCGGCTCTACGCTTGGGATGCGCACGGGGAAGCTGTCGTCCCATACAATCACGGCAGGAAGGCGGCTCTGCCCCCctgtggctgccgccgctgtggaTGTCGTTGCATTGCTGTCGgtttgcatgtgcgtgtcCCACTGCTCCATGAGGGCGGGTATGGCGTCGAGTACGAGCTGCAACTTATGCGTTGTCTCCAGAGCATCGGGCAGGCGCTCAAGGGGGTTGCCGCTCAGCCGAACGTGCCGCAGGCACGGCGCCGCTAGGACAGACACCACCTCGCTacggctgctgccaccgcggccacGCAGGCTTGTCCGTGTGGTTGAGGACGACACTACAGAAGCAGCAGGCACCGCTACCGTGTTCGGCCCTATGCACGTCGCTGTGGCTGGCGTCGGAACTCTGAATGTGACAGGGAACGGCTCTACGACAGTGATGGTTGTAGTTCCGACGCTGGTTATGAGGTTGTGGTGCAGGCTCAGCCGCTCCAGGAACAGCGCCTTCGTAACGAGCGAGCCGGGAATGGAGTCGATGCGGTTGTGCGAGAGGTCGAGGCGCACGAGGCGCGGTGCCTCCAGGACCTCTTGCGGAATCGTTTCAAGCCGGTTGAAGGTGACAGCAATGTCCATCAGCATTGAAAAGGtggagaggcgcagcggcgcaaggCGCACGAGTGCATTATGACTCAGCCGCATTTCGGCAGTCACCTGGTGGAGCCTGTTCAGCTTCTCTAGCGTGGCGGGGGCAGTGAGAGTGACCTGCGTCAGCTCCAGCTTGGGTTCCTGAGTGAAGAGATGATGCTCTACGGCTtcttccaccgccgccgccgcctcctcttcgtgaCCCGCGCAACGGCCCACCCGGAGGTGGCCAGCGTCTTCTTCGTCCtctccgtcgctgccgctaccgTCGCTACCACCGTATACGTCGCGGCTGTTCATGACGTATGCGTTGCCCTTCtccgcaccagcaccaccaccgccaacCTGGTCGTTGGTCCCGCTGTGGCGGGCCGtctccacctccttcttgcgcacgcggcgcaacgcacgcacaccatgGAAGCAGTCTTTAAGGTTCTTGCCCCGATGCACCGACTCTAGCGCCTTGTCATACAGCTCGGCAAGCAAtgggagctgctgcttctgtggctgcactgctgcgcccCCACCGCTGGTCGCGAGCACCGCGAAGATGGAccgtgcggcggtgccaggTACCGCGCCATGCACGTCAACGTGGCACTCCGCGAAGAACGGatgccgcgtcgccgcaggcagcagcagtcgcttGCTCAAATTCTTCTCCAGCATCTGTGCCAGCAAGTCGCGTAGAGGCTCATCGCCGATTTTCGGAATGGGGACGGGGCTCTTGCTCATCAGCAGCGATCGATGCTGCACGAAGGACGTGGTCGACACCGGTAGCGTACCGCATGCCATCTCGTATACTGTGAGCGCAAAAGCCCAGCTGTCGACCACTTCACCGGACACCTCCTCGCCACGCACCTGCTCTGGACAGCTGAACGCTGGCGTCCCCTCCGCCAGCTTTGTGCGGATTTGGCTGTTGCAGGTCCCGAAGTCAGCGATCTTGACAACGCTGTCACGGTTGACCAGGCAGTTCGCCGGCTTGATGTCGCGGTGGTAGAGAAACTCGGagtgcaggtgcagcagcccACGAAGGATGTCGGCGCCGTACTGGCGCACCTGCTCGAGAGGCAGCGCCGGGCCACCGAGCACGTGCACAGGACCCTTCTCGCAGTACTCCATGATGATGTACACCTTCTGCGAGTCGACATCCTCGATCACCTCCTTCAGCTTCATCACGTTGGGGTGGTCAATGAACTTCATGACGGCAATCTCCCTCAGAAGGTCATCTTCGCTTATGCCTGCCATGGCGGCCTTGACCCGGCTGCGGCCGAGGGTGATGCCGGGCAGCGCCACTTTCTTCTGACGCCGCAGTATCTTCAGCGCGAAGAGCTCCTGAGTGTGAACGTGCTGTACCAGCTTCACCTTCGCGTACGAGCCATGACCGATCTGCCGCACCACGACGTAGTCGTTGATGACCTTGTTAccgccgctgttgcgcgTCTTGGTGACAACAGCCCCCTCGTGCACCGAGTTAGAGCGCGACTTGCGTTGGAAGCGCTTCAGCTCGTGCTCGTGTGGGTGCGTCGGGCCGGATGCTAGCACGAGAGCGGCGGACTCGATCGGCAATGGCTTGCAGCTAACCTGTTCCTCCCTCATGGCagccatcgctgctgacAGGGATGATGCCCGCTCCATGGCATTCTCTGGCTCCTCATGCTGAATAAAGCACTCCTGGCATACAATGTAGTCGCACTGGTCACAGCGGTACACCAGCTCGACATCATCGATGACGCGCTTACACTTGAAGCAAGGGTTGTAGAATAGACTGCTcacgccgccatcgccggaCAGAGAGAAGATGGAGTCGCCGCCGAAGGTGCGGCTGGAGTTGTTATGGTTGTCTTGTATGGACAGCATCGCGTGTGTCGGGTCGTGCACGACTCGCACCGCCTCGAGGTCGAAGCGGCAGTCCTCGCAGAGGAAAAAGTCGTCGCATACTTCACAGGCGAAAGCGACGGTGGCGTTCCGGCAGAGCGCGCACTCGCGAGGCTGATTGCAAAAGACGGCAAGCCCGttgctgtgccgctgctgatcgAATCGCTCCACGCGCGTGGCCCTACCCATGGCGTAGCCGCTCTGTGGCCGACTGCTGCCCCCGCCAGTGGCGAGGCCGCCAAATACGTGCGAACCCCCTAGGATATCTCGGCCaaagtcgctgccgctggagaGGACGTGTGGGTTGTTGGGGGTGTCGGCCAGACTCAGGAGACTCACCGTGCTCTGCGAACGCTTTCGGGAGAGGTCGATCCATTTCGGCGACTTGCTGCGCCACCCACCTCCCACACCGATGCCAAAGCTGCCCGACGGCGCCATCATTCCGCGGGTAACACTGTACGGTCCGGAATCCATTGTCGTTGAGGCTGGAATGCCGCGGCCTTTTGGCGTGTTGTCCTCCTCATCCCACTCGATGCTGAAGCCGCCATCGTTCACGTGGGGCGGCTCGATTTGGTGCTGCTtctgcgacggcagcgcgacagcgccggAGGCGGATGCGCTGGAACCGGCGAAGCCGCTAGCTGGAATACTcagacgctgcggcggggAGATGGAGAGACACGCGGTAGGGGTGGTAGCGGCTGCCTGGAGCACCCGCGTCTGCGTAAGCTGGAGCGGTGTCTCCTTGGCGTCAGGAGGAACGGGAGACATCGTTGTGAGGCTCGAGTGGGCATGGCCGCCATCGCTcagtcgccgctgcagagctgtgaaggaggaggagctaGCCGTGGTAGAGTTGAGTTTTCTTTCACCGGAGTCGCCGGCCGGTGTGTGGCTGCCAACGTTCAACAGAGTGCGCTGCGGAAAGGTGAAgcgggtgcgcgtgctcttGTCTGCTGACGAGGGAATGACCACCACTtcatcctcgccgccgtcgcactcGTCTTTTCCGAGCTGGTTTGGGTAGTGGATAGCGCCGATACCTCTGCCGTGTGCCTGCCcctccgtgccgctgctgctcctggcGCGACTGGGATTCTCGCTGACCGCAGTACATGCGTCATTCGGCTGGTCCTTGTTGCTATTCTGGCGGTCGGAGACGACCTGGTCGCTGGTTCGGCTCGCCGAGTAGACGTTCCTCTTGAGCGGCGCGTCCTTATCTGCCTCCGGCGAGGCATGCGTGGAGGCACTACAGCCCATTCTTCGTCTGCCCCTCTTCGCTCGCGTAGAATGCGGAGGCTATGGGGAAGGagaggtggggtggaggCTAGATAATCTGCACACACGAATCCACGCAAGCTCAAGCCCTCGCCCACGTGCGTGGCAGAGCGGGAGCGGAGGCtagcaggggaggggaagtgAGGGGGCAGATACCTGCTTACCTCCCTGAAAGCGTCCTTATGGGCTACCGTGAgtgcctcttcctctcctcccgaTGCGGCTGTCCTCAGTTTCGTTATTCGTCGTCGTTGCCCCTTGTAGAGGGATCGAACCAGCCAGGTGTGAGGGGGTgctgtacgtgcgtgtgtgtgtggtggggacggggcagaggggagggggatcgagaggcagagggaggaCGTGCATGGGGGCGTGTGGTTGCAGttgggtgtgtgggtgaggggCAAGTCATCGTCATCGAGCATGCGCATGTAACGCGGCGCATGCGTATATTTGTCAGCCAGGGCAATcgcggaagcggcgcggGCCACTTCGTTCCTCCGGCCATACccacctcccctctctctcctccgtcGCCAACGGCTGCGTAGGCGATCCATGGGTTTCGGTCCCTACGCTTGGTCCAAGTTGGGTTTGATGGCCATCTTCGACGCAACTTCGCTTGAATCGCGGCAccagagggagggagcgtgCTGTACACAGGCATAAAACGTGTCGACACACCATCAAGTCACCCGTGCTTGTCCACAGCATCCATACGGACAacgagagggcgaggaagaagagTAGATAAGAAAACAAAACATTCTAGACAACTGATGCTGctagggagaggggaggaagggaagagtgctgtgtgcgtgtgtgcccaGCTGCTCAGCTGTTGTTCTGCAGAAGCTTCTTCACATCTTTGCGCGGCCACCAGTCGGGCAGGTGCGTCTGCACCGGCGTGCCGTCCTTCAGCTGCAGCCCCGGCACCGTATGCGTTGCCTTGTCCACGTAGCGCAGGCGAAAGAGGCCAATACCAACTTGGCCACACACGCCTGTCACCTCACCGATCTTTTCCCTAGCAGCTGAATAGAGGGGCTCCCCTACCTCCACCGGCCACGTCTTCGTGACGGCGCCCTCGTCAGTGATGATACCCGCCGCTGGTGGGTCCACATTCGCAGGGCCGAAGTGGAGCGGCACCGTCCGCTTCCGCGTCACGAGCATCACGTGCGTTCGATGCGTGAGCTCCTGCCCAACGTAGCACCCCTTGTGAAAGCTGACGCCCTTTAGAAAGTCCAAGTTACCTTCGAACGGGAGACTCTTGTTGCACTTGAACACATCTGGCCCCTCGCCGATGCCCCGACTATACAGGAGTGTTGTATATGAAtcgggagaggagagcggagGGGCCCACGTGGCGGGCACGACGCACTTCCGCAGACAAAAGCTAGGTGACGTGACGGCGGCcggtggagaggaggaggagggcggcggcggtcgtggGAAGAGCGCATCATTGCGCGGGTCGAGGAAGCACTCTGTGtgccgctcctccagcgtctcTGGGGACAACGACGTGACTGAGCTCTCCCTCGCGTCACACCCACTCGCGGAATCACGGCTGCGTTGCGCATCCGCAGACGTCTCCTCCAAGGCGGCCAGCACCACGAGCTCTTTGCCGACATCATCGATGTGAACCTTCTTGCGCATCTTCATCTCTGTGAGGTGGTCCAACAACTCTGTTGCGCTTCTCTCATGCACGTCAACGAGGATGGAGGCCTGTCCCTCGTGGACCTGCTTGCACTGGTACAAGTGCGCGTCGCACAGAACGCGGCCGGTGAAGTAGAGGAAGCAGCCGTACATGCTTCCAGCGGGGTGGAGTTCGCGGAGGTCGTTGGTGAAGATGCCTTGCAGAAAATCGTGCGCGTCGGTGCCACGCACCCGCAGAATGCGGCGACTCGGCAGTCGACACACAAATGGCGCTAGCGGCTTCATTCTTACGCCTATGTTGAGCGCGCTGCGAGGGAAAAGGGCGAGGCGGAACAACAGGCGGTATGATGCGCCTCGACAGGGCTAAGATGTCGCCAACGTCGTCCTCACACATGCAGAGTGTCCGTACCTGTATGCACGTACGTGTAGAGACGGCCCAGGAACGAAGACAAGAGCACCCCTGTGACACCCCGGTAAGCCTCTCGCTGAATGTTGCGGTGAGGCAGAAGGGAGCGGAccgtatgtgtgtgtgtgtgtatgtgtgtgtgtgtgttggggagaggaggaggagggagaaggggtgAGTCCCTCAGAGGGGGTGACGGTGATGGTACAGCGACTGTGTGGCATGCAGactctcacgcacacaccggcgcacacgccatcAGCACGTGGGATGCCGCCCATCCGTTCGCTTCATCCCGTTGGCGATGGCTCTTCTCTGTCTTTCGGTGCAGCAACGGTTGGCGCGGAAGACGCAggaaacgagagagagagcgcacaTGCAAGGCAGAtaaccctcccctcccctagAAAGGGGCAGGCAGACAACCACGACCCATCATCAACGGCAGCGCCAACAACGGCGCACCCGTTTTCATGTTCCGTTTACATATTGTCGTTTGCTTGGCCGGCATTGCCTCTCCATagagcgccagcagcggaggGCGTTGCACTGCCCAGCTCCCACTTCCGCATGCCTCCCTTGTCTTCCCTCAGGAGTGGAGGCCGTGGTTGCCGAAAGCCG
This Leishmania major strain Friedlin complete genome, chromosome 24 DNA region includes the following protein-coding sequences:
- a CDS encoding putative protein kinase yields the protein MGCSASTHASPEADKDAPLKRNVYSASRTSDQVVSDRQNSNKDQPNDACTAVSENPSRARSSSGTEGQAHGRGIGAIHYPNQLGKDECDGGEDEVVVIPSSADKSTRTRFTFPQRTLLNVGSHTPAGDSGERKLNSTTASSSSFTALQRRLSDGGHAHSSLTTMSPVPPDAKETPLQLTQTRVLQAAATTPTACLSISPPQRLSIPASGFAGSSASASGAVALPSQKQHQIEPPHVNDGGFSIEWDEEDNTPKGRGIPASTTMDSGPYSVTRGMMAPSGSFGIGVGGGWRSKSPKWIDLSRKRSQSTVSLLSLADTPNNPHVLSSGSDFGRDILGGSHVFGGLATGGGSSRPQSGYAMGRATRVERFDQQRHSNGLAVFCNQPRECALCRNATVAFACEVCDDFFLCEDCRFDLEAVRVVHDPTHAMLSIQDNHNNSSRTFGGDSIFSLSGDGGVSSLFYNPCFKCKRVIDDVELVYRCDQCDYIVCQECFIQHEEPENAMERASSLSAAMAAMREEQVSCKPLPIESAALVLASGPTHPHEHELKRFQRKSRSNSVHEGAVVTKTRNSGGNKVINDYVVVRQIGHGSYAKVKLVQHVHTQELFALKILRRQKKVALPGITLGRSRVKAAMAGISEDDLLREIAVMKFIDHPNVMKLKEVIEDVDSQKVYIIMEYCEKGPVHVLGGPALPLEQVRQYGADILRGLLHLHSEFLYHRDIKPANCLVNRDSVVKIADFGTCNSQIRTKLAEGTPAFSCPEQVRGEEVSGEVVDSWAFALTVYEMACGTLPVSTTSFVQHRSLLMSKSPVPIPKIGDEPLRDLLAQMLEKNLSKRLLLPAATRHPFFAECHVDVHGAVPGTAARSIFAVLATSGGGAAVQPQKQQLPLLAELYDKALESVHRGKNLKDCFHGVRALRRVRKKEVETARHSGTNDQVGGGGAGAEKGNAYVMNSRDVYGGSDGSGSDGEDEEDAGHLRVGRCAGHEEEAAAAVEEAVEHHLFTQEPKLELTQVTLTAPATLEKLNRLHQVTAEMRLSHNALVRLAPLRLSTFSMLMDIAVTFNRLETIPQEVLEAPRLVRLDLSHNRIDSIPGSLVTKALFLERLSLHHNLITSVGTTTITVVEPFPVTFRVPTPATATCIGPNTVAVPAASVVSSSTTRTSLRGRGGSSRSEVVSVLAAPCLRHVRLSGNPLERLPDALETTHKLQLVLDAIPALMEQWDTHMQTDSNATTSTAAAATGGQSRLPAVIVWDDSFPVRIPSVEPAVWLAVNNMAIYRAQTLRLCKTRHVVLCQCADPRFPNGLFLSEELEVYFSVLSKALQDRREQRQQLAAEAPFSLSAPAEAIPSEALPPIVGKAARNYVESYFFVTDDENEEEGGYHSLVSYLYDSLSANIPVLVVVSSGTSCAVRTNIVAAISTCLTRVRGGDPEQLDAEQAELIVSTMRSLYA